Proteins from a genomic interval of Pelagibaculum spongiae:
- a CDS encoding molybdopterin-dependent oxidoreductase yields the protein MTTNFYIPEDSALLPPANAEVLTTACDYCVVACGYKVYRWPLEAANGGPAAKDNAFGVDFPSYALQAWVAPAQHNVVMHGGKPHNVVIVPDKDATSVNKFGDSSMRGGLLAQKCYNPGSETRDRLTQPLVRIGGTLQPVPWDFALDIAAEVGNYVRETHGDNAYGVKTYSYQYIENTYAITKYALRHINTANFTFHDTPSDVTSTPGFRDAGFDNFGPSYEDWGSAETLMLCGTDPYETKTIIFTQYIMPAVQGGMKVVMLNPRETAGIAWLKKHGGLHIDLYPGTDNLVLGAIARVIMENGWQDEQWIKDWVNSKWESNSGFGQGTRNTPWQWRTTWGKFQTNGFDDYRKWNYEQDEFDPKYAAEVAGIDLEKIYKAAEMLAKPKPDGTRVKTSVGIEKGFYWSNNTANTNAISTLSTIVGAGGRPGRVVGRLGGHQRGGQSGGKYPRNKSPEKVPGRRRRSLDTDRWMYSGHTRFAHVIGTTWIQAMCGSQGLQKKFWELTTANPHQVYSGDKQEIINTLKRRADSGGMVVINQDIYLRDPIGARFADIVFPAASWGEEDFMRANGERRLRLYQKFNDAPGNAKPDWWIISQLARRMGFEGFDWKNSNEVAEEASRFSRGGRKAFHMVKIAAHKEGKTLHQKMREMGTEGIQGPTFYNYKTGELVGSKRLHDTELANDTAQLTKMGLENGPVGANVLGKKMTHFNSQTGKINMQKHPWNLFSDFYEWLKPEDDELRFSNGRINEIWQSGFDDVERRAYTIQRWPENWVEIHPDDAKARGIESGDQVMMYSNRVANFKDTILGVDSDEFQFSTLMKKGHIKLDTAAVTGVAIVTPAVKKGVLYANMIDMRQPSNSLTTRVVDQISGNYNFKMGVAKIKKLGESRYKHEFRSFSFAPRNIV from the coding sequence ATGACAACTAACTTTTATATCCCGGAAGACTCGGCCCTGTTACCACCGGCCAATGCAGAAGTGTTAACCACTGCCTGTGATTACTGTGTGGTGGCTTGTGGTTATAAAGTCTATCGCTGGCCGTTGGAAGCGGCTAATGGTGGCCCAGCCGCTAAAGACAACGCTTTTGGTGTCGATTTCCCAAGCTATGCATTGCAAGCATGGGTTGCACCTGCACAGCACAATGTAGTGATGCACGGAGGCAAACCACATAACGTGGTGATCGTGCCAGATAAAGATGCCACCTCAGTAAACAAGTTTGGTGACTCTTCAATGCGTGGCGGTTTGTTAGCGCAGAAGTGTTACAACCCGGGTTCAGAAACCCGTGACCGTTTAACTCAGCCACTGGTTCGGATTGGCGGCACTTTGCAGCCAGTTCCATGGGATTTCGCACTGGATATTGCCGCAGAAGTCGGTAACTACGTGCGTGAAACCCATGGTGATAATGCATACGGTGTTAAAACATACTCTTACCAGTACATTGAAAACACCTATGCGATTACCAAGTACGCATTGCGTCACATCAACACCGCTAACTTTACCTTCCACGATACCCCGTCTGACGTAACGTCGACCCCGGGCTTCCGTGATGCAGGTTTTGATAACTTCGGCCCTAGCTATGAAGATTGGGGTAGTGCTGAAACCTTGATGTTGTGCGGTACCGACCCGTATGAAACTAAAACCATTATCTTCACCCAGTACATTATGCCGGCAGTGCAAGGTGGCATGAAGGTCGTGATGCTGAACCCACGTGAAACCGCCGGTATTGCATGGCTGAAGAAACATGGCGGTTTGCACATCGACCTTTATCCCGGCACAGATAACCTTGTGTTAGGCGCGATTGCTCGTGTGATCATGGAAAATGGTTGGCAAGATGAGCAGTGGATCAAAGACTGGGTTAACAGCAAGTGGGAATCCAATTCCGGCTTTGGTCAGGGTACCCGAAACACGCCTTGGCAGTGGCGCACCACTTGGGGCAAGTTCCAAACTAACGGCTTTGATGACTACCGTAAGTGGAACTACGAGCAGGACGAATTTGATCCGAAATATGCGGCTGAAGTTGCCGGCATCGATCTAGAGAAAATCTACAAGGCAGCAGAAATGCTGGCCAAGCCTAAGCCAGATGGCACCCGGGTGAAAACCTCAGTCGGTATCGAAAAAGGCTTTTACTGGTCAAACAACACCGCAAACACCAATGCGATTTCTACCCTGTCGACCATTGTTGGTGCCGGTGGCCGTCCAGGTCGTGTGGTAGGACGTTTAGGTGGTCACCAGCGTGGTGGCCAGTCGGGCGGTAAATATCCAAGAAACAAGTCTCCTGAGAAAGTACCAGGAAGGCGTAGACGTTCATTGGATACCGATCGCTGGATGTATTCAGGTCATACCCGTTTTGCCCATGTTATCGGCACCACTTGGATTCAGGCGATGTGTGGTAGCCAAGGCTTGCAGAAGAAATTCTGGGAACTGACCACAGCAAATCCGCACCAGGTTTACAGCGGTGATAAGCAAGAAATCATCAACACCTTAAAAAGGCGTGCAGATTCTGGCGGCATGGTGGTGATCAACCAGGACATCTACCTGCGTGATCCAATCGGTGCTCGCTTTGCTGATATCGTTTTCCCGGCGGCAAGTTGGGGCGAAGAAGACTTCATGCGTGCCAACGGTGAACGTCGTTTGCGTTTGTATCAAAAATTCAATGACGCACCGGGTAATGCCAAGCCAGATTGGTGGATTATTTCCCAACTAGCACGTCGTATGGGCTTTGAAGGTTTTGACTGGAAAAACTCTAACGAAGTGGCAGAAGAAGCTTCACGTTTTAGCCGTGGTGGCCGCAAGGCATTCCATATGGTGAAAATTGCGGCGCATAAAGAAGGTAAAACCTTGCATCAAAAGATGCGTGAAATGGGTACCGAAGGTATTCAGGGGCCAACCTTCTACAACTACAAAACCGGCGAGTTGGTGGGTAGTAAGCGTTTGCATGACACCGAACTGGCGAATGACACGGCTCAGTTAACCAAAATGGGCCTAGAGAATGGTCCGGTTGGTGCCAACGTGCTGGGTAAGAAGATGACTCACTTCAACTCCCAGACCGGCAAAATTAACATGCAGAAACACCCATGGAATCTGTTCAGTGATTTCTATGAGTGGTTGAAGCCTGAAGATGATGAGCTGCGTTTCAGTAATGGTCGTATTAACGAAATCTGGCAGTCAGGTTTTGATGATGTTGAACGCCGAGCCTATACCATTCAACGTTGGCCAGAAAACTGGGTGGAAATTCACCCGGATGATGCCAAGGCGCGTGGTATTGAATCGGGCGATCAGGTGATGATGTACTCGAATCGAGTGGCTAACTTCAAGGATACAATCCTTGGTGTTGATAGCGACGAATTCCAGTTCTCAACCTTGATGAAGAAGGGCCATATCAAGTTGGACACAGCTGCAGTAACCGGTGTTGCCATCGTCACTCCAGCAGTCAAAAAAGGTGTGCTTTACGCCAATATGATCGATATGCGTCAGCCTTCCAACTCGTTAACCACCCGTGTTGTTGACCAGATTTCTGGTAACTACAACTTTAAAATGGGTGTTGCCAAGATCAAAAAGCTGGGTGAATCACGCTACAAGCATGAATTCCGTAGCTTCTCGTTTGCACCACGGAATATTGTTTAA